From Pseudoalteromonas rubra, one genomic window encodes:
- a CDS encoding efflux RND transporter permease subunit: MSPPSRLIGYFVHHPVAANLLMLFIVCMGLLSYQGIQRQTFPVSDNNKIVVTATELGASVKEIEENILLKIEQALKPQVGIKRLASQATPSRGRVEIELERDQVLAHRLDEIKMKLDSIATFPPDMEPLQIVERAQRQRALSVVLSGPDNPLELRKLGNELKEELLQLDGIAHVDLSAIPDYEVAIELSPLRLREYNLNLSDVVRAIQTQADNVSAGEIKTARGNIYLRLAQRGYQGSALANTPIITGPLGETVQLRDIATIKDGFRETLDAGRFNGEQAVYIMVLAAKEQSLTDVVAQVKAYIDYKRQTLPEHINIYEFVDVTFYLQGRLNMMLENLAQGAILVFIVLAVFLRTRLAIWVMLGLPVSMLGAFWLMPLIGITMNLVSLFAFIMVLGIVVDDAIVIGESVCEEVESNGHSPQQVIRGAQKVAMPATFGVLTTIAVFMPFMFSSGPNSGQFIAIAGVCILCLFFSLIESKLILPAHLAATSLPPKPADHWRNRFSSKLQQLLNNHYAPLLKHCIHYRYAVIVGFVCLLVLAICLIISGLLRFTPVPKVPHDYPSINIQMDHSVSEAHTLAAVEQIEALINRVEQDIRTQTGKPMMDVMYTRIDHLTEAEVVVPLVPEAERPFDTFELARRWREQLPDIPGVKKLTIESDVIDIAEKTDLEYRLFASDAETLYQASRAMIDKLNRISGVHSVYSSLDSAQTEYQIQLKPLAHQLNLSAKDVTRQVGARFYGLEVQRVMREGQEVVFKVRGAQADRQQLSALDHTLITLPNGEQVFFGDVARTVEVPGFSSIRREQGYQVATISANVDEQYTSIAHVTEHIESQLLSELTQAHSGLTTQPGVTLQAQRQEQSQVLVFGLVGLLVVYCLLALPLQSYLQPVLVMSVIPFSVVGALWGHYLLGYSLSMMSVFGIVAAAGVVINDSLVMTDVINRHRAAGLDIKTSVIRAGIGRFRAILLTSLTTFLGLVPIMFESSLQAQFVIPTAISLSFSVLFATAVTLIMVPCMYVMLEDIKEMSGSLLRPIRRLLA; the protein is encoded by the coding sequence ATGAGCCCCCCAAGTAGACTGATCGGCTATTTTGTCCATCACCCGGTCGCCGCTAACCTGCTGATGCTGTTTATCGTTTGTATGGGCTTGCTGAGCTATCAGGGGATCCAGCGACAAACCTTCCCTGTCTCCGACAACAATAAAATTGTTGTCACTGCCACCGAGCTGGGCGCATCGGTCAAAGAAATAGAAGAAAATATACTGCTTAAGATTGAACAGGCGCTCAAGCCTCAAGTTGGCATTAAACGTCTCGCCAGCCAGGCAACCCCGTCGCGTGGGCGAGTTGAAATAGAGCTGGAACGCGATCAGGTTTTAGCCCATCGTCTTGATGAAATCAAAATGAAGCTGGATTCCATTGCCACCTTTCCACCAGACATGGAGCCACTGCAAATCGTTGAACGCGCGCAACGCCAACGCGCGCTGAGCGTGGTGTTATCCGGCCCGGATAACCCTCTCGAACTGAGAAAGCTTGGTAATGAACTAAAAGAAGAATTACTGCAACTTGACGGGATTGCACATGTCGACCTCTCGGCCATTCCCGATTATGAAGTTGCGATTGAGCTGTCACCACTTCGGTTGCGGGAATACAACCTCAACCTTTCAGATGTTGTGCGTGCAATTCAGACACAGGCCGACAATGTGTCAGCTGGTGAAATAAAAACCGCGCGCGGTAACATCTACCTCAGACTGGCACAACGAGGCTATCAGGGCTCAGCCCTGGCCAACACGCCCATTATCACCGGCCCTTTAGGCGAAACCGTACAGCTGCGCGATATCGCAACCATCAAAGATGGATTCCGTGAAACCCTGGATGCCGGGCGCTTTAATGGCGAGCAGGCCGTTTACATCATGGTACTGGCGGCCAAAGAACAGTCGCTCACCGATGTGGTTGCTCAGGTTAAAGCCTATATTGACTACAAACGCCAGACACTGCCTGAACATATCAACATCTACGAGTTTGTTGATGTGACCTTTTACTTGCAGGGTAGACTCAATATGATGCTGGAAAACCTCGCTCAGGGTGCCATTCTGGTGTTTATTGTGCTGGCCGTATTTCTACGTACCCGGCTTGCTATTTGGGTGATGCTGGGTCTGCCTGTTTCCATGCTGGGCGCTTTCTGGCTGATGCCGCTAATCGGGATCACCATGAATCTGGTGTCCTTATTCGCTTTTATCATGGTGCTAGGTATTGTTGTAGACGACGCCATAGTGATAGGTGAAAGCGTCTGCGAGGAAGTTGAGTCAAACGGCCACTCTCCACAGCAGGTGATAAGAGGAGCACAAAAAGTGGCTATGCCAGCCACCTTCGGGGTACTGACCACCATCGCCGTCTTTATGCCCTTTATGTTCAGCAGCGGCCCTAACTCAGGCCAGTTCATAGCCATCGCTGGTGTGTGTATTTTGTGTCTGTTTTTCAGCTTAATTGAATCTAAGCTCATCCTGCCTGCACACCTGGCTGCAACCAGTTTACCGCCCAAGCCAGCTGATCACTGGCGTAACCGATTTAGTAGCAAGCTTCAACAACTGCTGAACAACCATTATGCCCCGTTGCTTAAGCACTGTATTCACTATCGCTATGCGGTCATCGTTGGATTTGTGTGTTTGCTGGTTCTGGCAATTTGTCTCATCATCAGCGGCTTATTGCGCTTTACGCCCGTTCCAAAAGTGCCTCATGATTATCCATCAATTAATATTCAGATGGATCACAGTGTGTCCGAAGCACACACTCTAGCCGCCGTTGAGCAAATTGAAGCCCTGATCAACCGTGTTGAGCAAGATATCCGAACCCAGACCGGTAAGCCAATGATGGATGTGATGTATACCCGCATCGATCACCTGACGGAGGCCGAAGTAGTCGTTCCTTTGGTACCAGAAGCAGAGCGCCCATTTGATACCTTTGAACTGGCCAGGCGTTGGCGGGAACAACTACCAGATATACCCGGTGTAAAAAAGCTGACCATAGAATCCGATGTGATCGACATTGCCGAGAAAACGGATCTTGAGTACCGCTTGTTTGCTAGTGATGCTGAAACCCTTTACCAGGCCAGCCGGGCAATGATCGACAAACTGAATAGGATCAGCGGCGTTCACAGCGTCTACTCCTCGCTTGATAGTGCGCAGACTGAGTATCAGATCCAACTAAAGCCACTGGCGCATCAGCTAAACCTGAGCGCAAAAGACGTTACCCGACAAGTGGGGGCGCGATTCTATGGGCTTGAAGTGCAACGCGTCATGCGTGAAGGCCAGGAAGTCGTGTTCAAGGTGCGAGGTGCACAGGCCGACCGTCAGCAATTGAGTGCCCTGGACCACACGCTGATCACTTTGCCAAATGGCGAGCAGGTGTTCTTTGGCGATGTGGCGCGTACCGTTGAAGTACCCGGCTTTTCGAGCATCCGCCGTGAGCAGGGCTATCAGGTTGCCACCATCAGTGCCAATGTGGACGAACAATACACAAGCATTGCTCACGTAACCGAACACATTGAGTCACAGCTGCTGAGCGAACTGACTCAGGCCCACTCTGGGTTAACCACTCAGCCTGGCGTCACACTGCAAGCACAGCGACAGGAACAAAGTCAGGTACTGGTATTTGGCCTGGTTGGATTACTGGTCGTCTATTGTTTGCTTGCACTGCCGCTGCAAAGCTACCTGCAACCTGTCCTGGTGATGTCTGTGATCCCCTTTTCCGTGGTCGGTGCACTATGGGGACATTATCTGCTTGGTTACAGCCTCAGTATGATGTCGGTTTTTGGTATTGTTGCGGCAGCTGGGGTGGTGATCAATGACTCCCTGGTCATGACGGATGTGATCAACCGCCACAGAGCAGCCGGACTGGATATTAAAACTTCGGTTATCCGCGCTGGAATTGGCCGCTTCCGGGCCATCTTGCTCACCTCACTGACCACCTTTTTAGGACTGGTGCCGATTATGTTTGAGTCGAGCCTGCAGGCACAGTTTGTTATCCCAACGGCCATATCACTGAGCTTCTCAGTGTTGTTTGCAACCGCGGTTACACTGATTATGGTGCCTTGTATGTATGTGATGCTCGAAGATATTAAAGAGATGTCTGGCTCCCTGCTGAGACCAATCAGGCGTCTGTTGGCCTAG
- a CDS encoding nicotianamine synthase family protein gives MTIANHVGIHASQIVDVYEQIHNMETLTINAQTMAVFDRFLGLLSNEHGSEFAEQVLAQAKIKAIKPQIQHLFSLASSMYERHWAERLVNSDTPEQVLREEYPYFKHYQRATGLEINAINSLAAEPVKRVLMVGSGALPLTSMALYNAGLQVDNLDIQQDDLLLGKQVCGALSADNQMGFIHNDICDQADLAQYDVIWLAALVGDAQLKDKIIAHLYEQMRPGAQLVVRTAFNLRTLLYPSVDETGLAPFQLKLKIQTYADNFHSILIAHKPV, from the coding sequence ATGACTATCGCGAATCACGTAGGGATCCACGCCTCGCAAATTGTGGACGTTTATGAGCAAATTCATAACATGGAGACGCTAACCATCAATGCCCAAACCATGGCGGTCTTCGACCGGTTTCTGGGTTTGCTATCCAATGAGCACGGCAGTGAGTTTGCCGAGCAGGTTCTGGCACAGGCCAAAATCAAGGCCATTAAACCTCAGATCCAACACTTGTTTAGCCTGGCTTCCAGTATGTACGAGCGACACTGGGCAGAGCGTCTTGTTAACAGCGATACGCCAGAGCAGGTACTGCGTGAAGAGTATCCGTATTTCAAACATTATCAGCGCGCTACGGGTCTGGAAATTAACGCCATTAATTCGCTCGCGGCTGAGCCGGTAAAGCGGGTCTTGATGGTCGGTTCCGGTGCATTACCACTGACTTCCATGGCGCTGTATAACGCCGGGTTACAGGTTGACAACCTGGATATTCAACAGGATGACCTGTTGCTTGGCAAGCAGGTTTGTGGCGCGTTGTCAGCTGATAATCAGATGGGCTTTATCCACAATGATATCTGTGATCAGGCCGATCTGGCCCAGTACGATGTGATCTGGCTTGCCGCTCTGGTCGGAGATGCGCAGCTCAAAGATAAAATTATTGCGCACTTATATGAGCAAATGCGCCCAGGCGCGCAACTGGTAGTTCGCACTGCCTTTAATCTGCGCACCTTGTTATATCCAAGTGTGGATGAGACCGGGCTGGCACCATTTCAGCTGAAACTGAAGATCCAGACCTATGCCGATAACTTTCATTCAATATTGATTGCTCACAAGCCGGTTTAG
- a CDS encoding efflux RND transporter periplasmic adaptor subunit: protein MDTNKNKSFYHLVKHRSVVLLLVLLMGSSACVALVTLAKTPKEDQVQQTVLPQVSSTALVPVDHQTTLNLSGVLKPAEQTDVAFELSGKIAWLNAGFIEGGIIKKGDVLARLDPFDYQTQLLNKQAELALAQARLSEQIALADVAKKEWATSAHVTDLALRKPQVASARAHLKAAEAELAQAKKNLARTHYYAPYDALVAKRDTGLGQVIQAGQPLGQLVNLSYGELHVPVAQFDQPFLPPLPAADVRIAAGNNQRTGILSRHTGLLSDTTRMAYYVIRIDDPYALHSALPAIHFGQFLQAEIAGITLKNILKVPQEWVKNDTLWLLSPEQKLVQYSAKVLRREHSSVLISAPPQSDYQLVTQLPDYPQTGMQVRAPAPHTQLAVKGDIQ, encoded by the coding sequence ATGGACACAAATAAAAATAAGTCTTTTTATCATCTAGTTAAGCATCGTTCAGTTGTCCTGCTCCTGGTCCTGCTTATGGGCAGTTCAGCCTGTGTTGCTTTAGTTACGCTCGCTAAAACCCCCAAAGAGGATCAGGTTCAGCAAACCGTGCTGCCACAGGTATCGAGTACAGCCCTTGTACCCGTAGATCACCAGACCACGTTGAACTTGTCAGGGGTCTTAAAACCAGCCGAGCAAACAGACGTTGCCTTTGAACTCTCTGGCAAAATTGCCTGGCTAAACGCCGGGTTCATTGAAGGCGGGATTATAAAAAAAGGGGACGTGCTGGCCAGACTTGACCCCTTCGATTATCAAACTCAGTTACTCAACAAGCAGGCAGAGCTTGCACTCGCGCAGGCTCGCCTGTCTGAGCAAATCGCATTGGCTGATGTGGCAAAGAAAGAATGGGCTACAAGTGCACACGTCACCGATCTTGCACTCAGAAAGCCTCAGGTTGCTAGCGCCCGAGCACATCTAAAAGCAGCGGAAGCAGAATTGGCACAGGCTAAAAAGAACCTGGCACGCACCCACTACTACGCCCCTTACGATGCTTTGGTTGCAAAACGCGATACTGGCCTTGGTCAGGTTATTCAGGCAGGTCAGCCACTCGGCCAGCTCGTCAACCTAAGTTATGGTGAACTTCATGTACCCGTCGCTCAGTTTGACCAGCCATTTTTACCGCCCCTGCCAGCAGCAGATGTCAGGATAGCAGCTGGAAACAATCAACGCACCGGCATACTCTCACGCCATACCGGCCTGCTCAGCGATACCACCCGAATGGCCTATTATGTGATCAGAATAGACGACCCTTATGCGCTTCACAGCGCATTACCTGCTATACACTTTGGTCAATTTTTGCAGGCTGAAATAGCCGGCATCACACTTAAAAACATTCTAAAAGTACCTCAGGAATGGGTTAAAAACGACACACTCTGGTTACTGAGCCCAGAACAAAAGTTAGTGCAATATTCCGCTAAGGTGCTACGCAGAGAGCACAGTAGTGTGCTGATCAGTGCCCCGCCCCAATCAGATTATCAACTGGTCACTCAACTACCTGATTATCCCCAAACGGGTATGCAAGTGCGCGCCCCTGCCCCACATACCCAGCTGGCTGTTAAAGGGGACATACAATGA
- a CDS encoding MFS transporter, whose translation MSIITSYLRLSAEYRWMLIAAFVFNLGFYMLIPFLAGYLKQDLLLSATLVGLVLGVRSFCQQGLFLVGGLLADLFGVKKLIVIGCLLRALGFCLFLFSQITEVLFLAAFLTGFAGALFTPAAQSYFSKQTELSRAQMFALVGVARNGGELLGPVCGLLLLSVSFDVLCVVSALPFALFALLFIVLLPGKQAKTSNASAKETSKEGGVSGMIAGVLGNRTFILFSLIMSGYFMLINQISFAIPLHIVNQSGAPGDVAWVLTLCALISICFQFPVTRLCERYLSPDQWISIGIALMGLSFATLIPVWPYQGGTLYYLPMSLLAVLFTLGTMVSFPFIMSQISVLAKDKSVATHYGFFYLFAGVGLIAGSAVVGVAFDYASLSGDLAWYCLVVIGLGTAICNTLFMSTRDVHAQMQTTSPTTSK comes from the coding sequence ATGTCGATTATTACATCTTACCTGAGGCTCAGCGCGGAATATCGCTGGATGCTCATCGCAGCCTTTGTGTTTAACCTCGGTTTTTACATGTTGATCCCGTTTTTAGCGGGTTACCTCAAACAAGACTTGCTGCTGAGCGCCACCCTGGTTGGACTGGTTTTGGGTGTGCGCTCTTTTTGCCAGCAAGGGCTGTTTTTGGTTGGTGGCTTGCTGGCCGACTTGTTTGGCGTGAAGAAGCTGATAGTGATCGGGTGTTTACTTCGGGCACTTGGGTTTTGCCTGTTTCTGTTCTCTCAGATCACAGAGGTGCTGTTTTTAGCGGCTTTTCTGACCGGCTTTGCTGGTGCCTTGTTTACTCCAGCTGCCCAATCTTACTTTTCTAAACAAACTGAGCTGAGTCGTGCGCAAATGTTTGCGCTGGTGGGCGTGGCCAGAAATGGCGGTGAGCTATTGGGTCCGGTGTGTGGTTTGTTGCTTCTAAGTGTCAGCTTTGACGTGTTATGCGTGGTCTCAGCGTTACCTTTTGCGCTGTTTGCATTACTGTTTATCGTGTTGTTGCCTGGTAAACAGGCTAAAACGAGCAACGCGTCAGCAAAGGAAACCTCGAAGGAAGGCGGCGTATCAGGCATGATTGCAGGTGTGCTGGGTAATCGCACATTCATCCTCTTTTCGCTGATCATGTCCGGCTATTTTATGCTGATTAATCAGATCTCATTTGCTATTCCGCTACATATCGTCAATCAGTCAGGTGCACCGGGAGATGTCGCCTGGGTGCTGACTTTGTGTGCGCTTATCTCTATTTGTTTTCAATTTCCGGTCACGCGGTTGTGCGAGCGTTATCTTTCTCCTGATCAGTGGATCAGCATCGGCATAGCGCTGATGGGGCTGTCTTTTGCCACCTTGATCCCGGTCTGGCCTTATCAGGGCGGTACATTGTATTACCTGCCAATGAGCCTGCTTGCCGTCCTGTTTACGCTTGGTACTATGGTGAGTTTTCCTTTTATCATGAGCCAGATTTCTGTGCTGGCAAAGGATAAGTCGGTGGCTACACACTACGGTTTTTTTTATTTGTTTGCCGGAGTCGGGTTGATAGCTGGCAGCGCAGTGGTTGGAGTGGCATTCGATTATGCCAGCTTAAGTGGCGATCTGGCCTGGTATTGTTTGGTCGTGATCGGCTTAGGTACTGCCATATGCAACACACTGTTTATGTCAACACGCGATGTCCATGCCCAAATGCAAACAACCAGTCCAACCACATCAAAGTAA
- a CDS encoding DUF3526 domain-containing protein: MLLFKLECKRLFAGTINKLVLVLFIVSGVFAIYQGALGYKSVRIDQYKSMVVFQKEREHVNSRETLPAAGSLAYYASAPTEWKLSPWAALFAGETPSSMVATKIRATALQSQIFNREIVNPAQQRAGGLDLGFVLVYFLPLVIGILTVTLISDEQHAGRWRLLNALPNSAFGLLAKQIALRFMVIWLLVATLLLSAALILSLPFDGLFWIVLGATSLYMVFWFALATLVMSFGKNSVVNSLAYLSSWVVLALLIPGAVHLYLSGQYQSDAPLEITLQQRMTLNDGWDKDKQATLDEFLTHETPWQNTAPLGEAFDWKWYYAQQHMSDLAVQTLVEEHIQNNQARQAHLQTLSVLSPALFFQLSLNELAHTSSGYQLKYQQQVADYHRAMRHFFYDFMFFDKPVTRQDVEDFPLFKAQAMEAASGLWKLLISALFVLAISALSVVRIRQLKPL; the protein is encoded by the coding sequence ATGCTGCTGTTTAAACTCGAATGCAAGCGTTTGTTTGCCGGCACCATTAACAAGCTGGTTTTGGTGCTATTTATCGTCTCGGGGGTGTTCGCCATCTACCAGGGAGCGCTTGGTTACAAGTCGGTACGCATCGACCAGTATAAATCTATGGTGGTGTTTCAAAAAGAGCGGGAACATGTCAATAGCCGTGAAACGCTGCCCGCAGCGGGATCTTTGGCGTACTATGCCAGTGCCCCGACTGAGTGGAAGTTGAGCCCCTGGGCCGCTTTGTTTGCGGGCGAGACCCCGTCGTCTATGGTTGCCACGAAAATTCGCGCAACGGCATTGCAAAGCCAGATTTTCAATCGTGAGATTGTCAATCCGGCTCAGCAACGGGCAGGTGGCCTGGATCTGGGTTTTGTACTGGTTTATTTTTTGCCTCTGGTAATAGGCATACTGACAGTGACTTTGATCTCTGACGAGCAACATGCGGGTCGCTGGCGATTGCTTAACGCGCTGCCTAACAGCGCATTTGGGCTACTTGCCAAGCAGATTGCACTGCGGTTTATGGTTATCTGGTTGTTGGTGGCTACCTTGCTGCTCAGCGCTGCCCTGATATTGTCTTTGCCATTTGATGGCCTGTTCTGGATAGTGCTGGGGGCGACCAGCTTGTATATGGTGTTCTGGTTTGCACTGGCAACCTTGGTCATGAGTTTTGGTAAAAACAGTGTGGTGAATAGTCTGGCTTATCTGAGTAGCTGGGTGGTACTGGCGCTGCTGATCCCCGGCGCTGTGCACTTGTATTTGTCTGGTCAGTATCAAAGTGATGCGCCGCTTGAGATCACACTGCAACAGCGCATGACACTCAATGATGGCTGGGATAAGGACAAGCAAGCTACGCTGGATGAGTTTCTGACGCATGAAACACCGTGGCAGAATACGGCGCCTCTGGGTGAGGCATTCGACTGGAAATGGTATTATGCGCAGCAGCATATGAGCGATCTGGCGGTGCAGACTCTTGTTGAAGAGCATATACAGAACAATCAGGCTCGCCAGGCCCATTTACAAACACTGAGTGTGTTGTCTCCGGCTTTATTCTTTCAGCTTTCGTTGAATGAATTGGCCCATACCAGTAGCGGTTATCAGTTGAAATACCAGCAACAGGTCGCTGATTATCACCGTGCCATGCGTCATTTCTTCTACGATTTTATGTTTTTTGATAAGCCAGTGACACGTCAGGATGTGGAAGATTTTCCACTGTTTAAAGCGCAGGCGATGGAAGCGGCCAGTGGGCTGTGGAAATTGCTGATCAGTGCTTTATTCGTACTGGCCATCTCTGCGCTGTCGGTAGTCAGGATACGACAGCTAAAACCGCTTTAG
- a CDS encoding ABC transporter ATP-binding protein: MLEAIQLTKSFADKQVISELSFKVEQGEIMCLLGANGAGKSTTLNIFLNFLQPDSGQALIDSVDVHQGPSCKDKLVYLPEQVNLYQEFNAIDNLKYLASLSGLSVSESQIHAALDETGLEQNARKQSLKNYSKGMRQKVGIAFAIMRQAKVLLLDEPTSGLDPSATLEFIRIIERLAKKGAAILMVTHDFYCAHTLADKIGIMDKGKLLTLLDNNKLPLSSLETTYHELISGKTAIRAAS, translated from the coding sequence GTGTTAGAAGCCATACAGTTAACCAAATCATTTGCAGATAAACAGGTGATCAGCGAGCTGAGCTTTAAAGTTGAGCAGGGCGAGATAATGTGTCTGCTGGGTGCCAATGGCGCGGGGAAAAGCACCACGCTGAATATCTTTCTAAATTTTTTACAGCCCGATAGTGGTCAGGCGTTGATCGATTCAGTGGATGTGCACCAGGGCCCCAGTTGTAAAGATAAGCTGGTGTATTTGCCCGAGCAGGTTAATTTGTATCAGGAATTCAATGCCATTGATAACCTGAAATATCTGGCGAGCCTGTCGGGACTATCCGTGAGTGAGTCACAGATCCATGCGGCGCTCGATGAAACCGGTCTGGAACAAAATGCCCGTAAACAATCTTTAAAGAACTACTCAAAAGGCATGCGACAAAAGGTCGGTATTGCCTTTGCGATTATGCGCCAGGCCAAAGTGTTGCTGCTGGATGAGCCAACATCCGGACTGGATCCCAGTGCGACGCTGGAATTTATCCGCATTATCGAGCGACTGGCAAAAAAGGGCGCTGCTATCTTGATGGTAACGCACGATTTTTACTGCGCGCATACTCTGGCCGACAAAATCGGCATCATGGATAAAGGCAAACTACTGACCCTGCTGGATAACAACAAGCTGCCGCTGAGTAGCCTGGAAACTACCTATCACGAACTTATTTCAGGGAAAACGGCGATACGTGCAGCCAGCTAA
- a CDS encoding ABC transporter permease: MNNKIMQICRHELASKRKSPSLWLLFFMIQLLLAVALFTGWQQYQHSVHTQTKAQEIVEQQWNAQPDRHPHRVAHFGHFAFRPPSALSFFDLGVNAWVGDSIFLEAHKQNSANFANDQDGGTLLRFSELSSANILLIIWPLLIIALGFASVSGEQKSGTLRQLMSMGVSFRELITGKSLSYLLVSVMFILPVFVLALGLAAGTGAQFSAEAPLRLLLLFGTYLLYCLFWIAVTLLISSLVKAPKQALVLLTSIWFILTILMPRMLAEFAHHQYPHQKRNDFELAIKLDNRKVGDSHNPDDPYFSKFREETLKKYGVSSVEELPVNYKGLVMQEGEKLNAEIYKKHYQQQVAQFDAQRQFVSQFYWINPYLFVRDFSMALTRTDTRHFLDFEQQAEAHRYARIQKLNQLHTHEIHHHDDRAQRVDKSYWQEFDAFHYTLPKLSWSLSAFSLAWALPLLAVIALFIFLNSNGMQRRIYAAV, from the coding sequence ATGAATAATAAAATAATGCAGATCTGTCGCCATGAATTGGCCAGTAAACGCAAAAGCCCCAGCCTGTGGCTGCTCTTCTTTATGATCCAGTTATTACTGGCGGTTGCCTTGTTTACTGGCTGGCAGCAGTACCAACACAGTGTACATACCCAGACCAAAGCGCAGGAAATTGTTGAGCAACAGTGGAATGCACAACCAGACAGGCACCCTCATAGGGTGGCACACTTTGGTCACTTTGCGTTCCGTCCTCCCAGTGCGCTCAGCTTTTTTGACCTGGGTGTGAATGCTTGGGTGGGCGACAGTATCTTCTTGGAGGCGCATAAACAAAATAGCGCTAATTTTGCCAACGATCAGGATGGCGGCACCTTATTACGGTTTTCTGAGCTCAGTAGTGCCAATATTTTGCTGATCATCTGGCCACTGCTGATTATTGCGTTGGGGTTTGCCAGCGTCAGTGGAGAGCAAAAAAGTGGCACGCTCAGACAGCTTATGTCTATGGGTGTGTCGTTTCGTGAGTTAATCACTGGCAAAAGCCTTAGCTATCTGCTTGTATCTGTTATGTTTATCTTGCCTGTGTTTGTTCTGGCACTGGGCCTTGCAGCAGGTACCGGCGCACAGTTTTCGGCAGAAGCACCGCTCAGGCTGTTGCTGTTATTTGGGACTTACCTGCTATATTGTCTGTTCTGGATCGCAGTAACACTCTTAATTTCAAGCCTGGTGAAAGCCCCGAAACAAGCGCTTGTATTGCTGACTTCAATCTGGTTTATTCTAACCATTCTGATGCCACGTATGCTGGCGGAATTTGCCCATCATCAGTATCCACATCAAAAACGCAATGACTTTGAGCTGGCTATCAAGCTGGATAACCGTAAAGTCGGAGACAGTCATAACCCGGACGATCCCTACTTCAGTAAATTTCGCGAAGAAACCCTGAAAAAATATGGCGTATCTTCAGTCGAGGAATTGCCGGTTAACTATAAAGGGCTGGTGATGCAGGAAGGTGAAAAGCTCAATGCCGAGATTTACAAAAAGCATTATCAGCAGCAAGTCGCACAATTTGACGCGCAGCGTCAGTTTGTCAGTCAGTTTTACTGGATCAATCCCTATTTGTTTGTACGCGATTTTTCAATGGCATTAACCCGGACAGATACCCGACACTTTTTGGACTTTGAGCAGCAGGCTGAAGCGCACCGATACGCTCGGATCCAAAAATTGAATCAGTTACACACTCATGAGATCCACCATCACGATGACAGAGCACAACGGGTTGATAAATCCTATTGGCAGGAGTTTGATGCGTTTCATTATACTTTGCCGAAGCTGAGCTGGTCATTGAGCGCGTTTTCTCTGGCCTGGGCTTTGCCGCTGCTGGCGGTTATTGCCCTGTTTATTTTCCTGAACTCAAACGGGATGCAGAGGAGGATCTATGCTGCTGTTTAA
- a CDS encoding GNAT family N-acetyltransferase yields MLSLRLFEPADEQNLVCYLNNPVTVRYLSPKVPFPYTAADAQWWINTGSREGITRAIILDGVLIGCIGARPGTFEYCRSAEVGYWLAEEYWGRGITGRALDLLMAEVESTTEMVRLEAVVFEQNIRSARVLEKAGFEFEGVRRKAIYKDGELFDARLFGKVFEQN; encoded by the coding sequence ATGTTATCACTCAGATTATTTGAACCCGCAGATGAACAAAACCTGGTTTGCTATTTAAACAATCCTGTTACGGTGCGATATCTGTCGCCTAAAGTGCCGTTTCCTTACACTGCGGCTGATGCACAGTGGTGGATCAATACGGGGAGCAGAGAAGGGATAACGCGAGCCATTATTCTGGATGGTGTGCTGATCGGGTGTATCGGCGCGCGGCCAGGCACGTTCGAGTATTGCCGCAGCGCAGAAGTCGGCTACTGGTTAGCTGAAGAATACTGGGGGCGGGGCATTACTGGCCGGGCACTTGACTTGTTGATGGCCGAAGTTGAATCCACGACAGAGATGGTTCGGCTTGAAGCGGTTGTTTTTGAGCAAAATATCCGTTCAGCACGGGTTTTGGAAAAAGCGGGGTTTGAATTTGAGGGTGTGCGCCGCAAAGCAATTTATAAAGATGGCGAGCTGTTTGATGCGCGTTTGTTTGGCAAGGTATTTGAACAGAATTAG
- a CDS encoding cold-shock protein, with the protein MSNTVTGTVKWFNESKGFGFISQENGPDVFAHFSAIQGDGFKTLVEGQSVEFTVSQGQKGPQADKIVVL; encoded by the coding sequence ATGTCTAACACAGTTACTGGTACAGTTAAGTGGTTCAACGAGTCTAAAGGTTTTGGTTTCATTTCTCAGGAAAATGGCCCTGACGTATTCGCTCACTTCAGCGCTATCCAAGGCGACGGCTTCAAAACTTTGGTTGAAGGCCAGAGCGTAGAATTCACAGTGTCTCAGGGTCAAAAAGGTCCTCAGGCTGACAAAATCGTAGTTCTTTAA